CCGGCCCGGATCATGGCCGGGAAGGCGCTGGGCGTCGGGGCGGCGGCCGTGGTGGCGGCCCTTCCGATCGCGCTGGTCACGGCCGCATTCATCGCCGCCGGAGGTGGAGACCAGTCCTCCATCGCGCGGATACTGGCGCTCGCGGCAACCTACGCGGCGTATCTTGCCGGGTGGGTGCTCCTGACCGTCTGGGTCTCGTCTCGCAGCGCTTCTTCCCGAGCCGCTCTGGCCCGGCTCGTCGCCATCTGGGTCGTGCTGTGCGTTGCGGCTCCACGCCTGAGCGCCTCCCTGGCGAATGCGCTTCATCCCATGCCGTCGCGCGCCGAGTTCACCGCCCAGGTGGAGCAGGCGCAGAAGCAGGTAGGAGACAGCCATAACCCGGACGATCCCTTTTTCGGCGCCCTGCGCGACGAATACCTGGCGCGCTACCAGGTGGCGTCGGTCGAGGAGCTTCCGATCAACTGGGCAGGCGTCGTAAGCCGCGAGGGGGAGGCGGCCACCAGCCGGATCAACGAGGAACAACATCAGGAACTGCTCGCCGTCCATCGCCGGCAGGACCGGGTCATGGCGTGGCTGGGGCTGCTCTCTCCCCACCTGGCGGCGCGGGACCTGTCGATGGCGGCGGCGGGAACCGGTCCGGAGGCAGTGGAGGCGTTCCGGTCGCAGGCCGAAGCTCATCGCTATGCCATCATCCAGCGGCTGAACGACCTCCACACCCACGAGATCCACTACGAGAACGACCGCGCTCAGCGTCTTGCGCGCCAGCACTGGACACAATTCCCGGTCTTTCGGTCGGACCTGCCTTCGCTTCGCCGGGTCCTGGCCGATCGGCCTCTTTCGCTGGCCGCGCTCGGGCTGTGGATCGCCCTTCCGCTCGCGGGCCTCGGGCTGGGCCGCAAGCGGCTGCCGCGCGTGGGGGTGGAC
The Gammaproteobacteria bacterium genome window above contains:
- a CDS encoding DUF3526 domain-containing protein; amino-acid sequence: MSNILLIARRQVGAMREDRYFVFLLGLVAALGIVSVLAARHHAASEAEQRARYQAVVDRQWAQQPERHPHRVIHYGFLVFREEAPLAFFDPGVGAFAGTSLFLEGHRQNTASFGDARHATAMLSFGRLTPAAVLGLLLPVLIVAAGFASVSGEREKGTLPLILAQGATPARIMAGKALGVGAAAVVAALPIALVTAAFIAAGGGDQSSIARILALAATYAAYLAGWVLLTVWVSSRSASSRAALARLVAIWVVLCVAAPRLSASLANALHPMPSRAEFTAQVEQAQKQVGDSHNPDDPFFGALRDEYLARYQVASVEELPINWAGVVSREGEAATSRINEEQHQELLAVHRRQDRVMAWLGLLSPHLAARDLSMAAAGTGPEAVEAFRSQAEAHRYAIIQRLNDLHTHEIHYENDRAQRLARQHWTQFPVFRSDLPSLRRVLADRPLSLAALGLWIALPLAGLGLGRKRLPRVGVDRLSR